The nucleotide sequence CTTGATTTATCTTCAGACAAATTTTCTGCAAGTTCGCTTAATGAGGAGGCCATAAAACGGAATGTGTCAACAAACTTTATACTAAATCTGGGAGCAATTTCTTTGCTAaaggatatatatttttctgatgAATTCGGAATAACatggatatcattattatcacaaCCAAGTTCTCGAATTATAAAATGACTATCGTAGgataagttatgaaaaaaaattggaacaaaTGATGgattagttattacaaaattacatttaagacAAAGGCATTGTCTATATTTACCAGTAAAATGACAGTGATCTCTaacctttaataaattattttttttaaaagataataaacatttttcacaaaCCTCCGCTCTctgaaattgtttttcttcCGTTTCAGTCAATGTAGTCATtggtatattaatttcatatacatcATTTATCTTTTTTCCAATATCGATCATATTTTCCATAAACTTTTTTGCTGCATCTTTAcctctatacattattatctttgttggaattttaaattgatgCAATAGCTTTTCTGTTATACTGTCATAGTCAACTTTTACATAAAACGCATAACTCATAATTTCATGTAAATGAGTAATATGGGTTTTAGAAACCTTAGattttttactacttttattcAACTCTATAGTCTGTTTAgggtttaaaatacattcaaagTCAGCATAAATAACAAACGGTAttctattggtttttttataacttttaaaatatatgaattcatCATCTTTTCCTTCTTCAAACATTATTGGTCTTCCTAATTCATTCTTATCACACATTTGCTTATGTTTAATCAATCCTTCTTCACCCCAAAGTTTACTTTTACACGGTTTATTCCCGAAAATTGTAAAACATctcttacaaataattaacttagaacaatttttagttttctgaCTTCTAATAAATCTTGAGAAatctttaatataacaataatgtaatgttttatcgttattgtataaaaatagatcaaaatgattttttctttctattttacttatacataaaggaaaaatattacttttattatttaaactataaatattaactgaaaCATTGTTTAGacgttcaaatttttttatttgttttattggtgtcggaaaatcaatacatttaaaatttaatccactttttttttctagaatattGAAATACGTTTGGTTAAATCGTGATTTATTCGAACGTTTATCATATTTGCtaagtatagaatatttaaaacaatattcatctttatttctaacatttataatggctttttttttttttataaatataggtaaatcaaTATATGAACTTCCTTTCAAAGggtttactaaattaattcttaattgTAACCCATCTATTGATACAAGTGACCAACCTGAACCTTTTGCAATAAATTCTGATTCctcagttaatattttattaaacattctgttcaataaaatagtaaaatcagaTGAACTACATGCTAAAatgtttgaagttttaaaagCCATATCCTGAATATCATGGGTTACTGGACGTTCGTAAACAGTGTcaacatgtatattaaattttatcgatgtatttaaacatgattttttcAACTTAGAAATTAGCTTATctgaaatataactaaaaaatgatttatagtcTGTATATTTCTTGCTGTTCTTGATGATGaaagtttttgaacattttttaaatctctcGATTTCAATCATTCCGGTTCCCGACGTATTCATACgctgatattttgtaattactttTCTTTTCATAGTAaggctataataaaaaaaacatttttttttctctttaaatatatataaatattttatttttattaaataaaaaaaatcattgagtaaaataaataatatctaatgtttcaagtaatataaatttaattaataaaatcaataggttCTGTTAGTGCTTTCATGTCgcgtaataatacataaaatttattgcATAGGTTATGAGTTGAATTATCTCTTTCAAAACTTGTATACGAATAAAGggcataataatttttcacaagCTGTTGTGtttcctttaatttttttattctttcttttaaatttttttctttttctgtgTCAAATGAGTATGTTTTTGCTAaaaatttttcatgttttaacattttaatgtctCTTTTAATTAAAGTTAGCGCAGTTTTTCTTTCTCTCTGATCTAGTATTTCTTGTTTTTCGTTGTTATCCATTTCATTTTTTAGTCTTTTGATTTCGTTTTTGATATGATCAAATAATGGATGTGCATAATCCATTTCTAAAtccattttttctataaaaaatatttttttgtattatatattttatctaaaaaaatatgaaaaattttttttaaatatattttaccaaaccAACTATTGACTCGAATAaaacttagtttttaaaaatagtttcataTGTTATTCCACACCGTTGTAGCCACCGAATTATCGGATTCGGGTCGGTTATAAATGTTAACGAATCGTCTAAGCGACACACAAAACGAGTGTAATGTGGAACTATAAAAGTCACTGGAGCTTTGCCATCTGTACGCTAGATTCATTGATTCATACAACCGACCACATCTACAGAAGGTCATTTTCTATGaaaattttacgaatatatgaactatttacaaaaacaatactTGTCTTATTTCATATCAATAGTTGACGAGTTAAGattgaaaattaatgttaacCAAATGTATTAcatgctatttattataaatggacagtattttttgaaaaacataattataatatttaatatttattttattgttgatacaAATAGTACTCATTATTCTGTGATTAACTTAAATTTCCGCTtttcaaaaaaactttttatcttcatctttataattatttatattaaaacagtttCATATCATTAGcaatgtttattttctatttaggttcagtgtatacctaatattctttatttttttgttaaagtaaaaaaaataattcagaatgttgatatatttatttttttattttataaaaataacaattaataatagtttaatcaataataacattaaaataaaactaaattaaatatggttAATTGAATAACTAGTGATTTGAAATCggacgattataatttaatatagaaacaaattcGCAATTACCATTTTTTAGATCGTCTAGTTGATCatacaaatttgataaatttttgcGTATGCGTCTATCGCATTGTAAaccaatataattagtataattgtactcgcttaaaaatgttatttttttcatctcttaaatttattatttctactaggttcggtattttttttttttatatgcctgacgaatatttttatttattattctaatcttttcttttttaatttcttcctctctatttgaaaattcatcattttgctgtctttgatttaatttttcctCGATTAATGTGTTGACATATTTGATTTGAGATTCCAttgtattattctttaatttataagtatttatattatatattttttttattgttaagtataGATTAGGACTATTACTAGtaataaaaatggttaaaaaaaaaatgtttaatttatttcattaatagacaatatttaaataaaatagaccgatagaaaaaattttaaaaaaataaaaaaaacttgtattagatcatttttaatattcttttaatggttataatattatcgatatttcttttatccttaataataataataaaaaaaccaagttCATATCACAGTTTAAGaacgaaaatattgaattttatcatattattatcgtttattttgttttaaataaaatgttacctgACGTATAATATAGGCTACATTACTGTAGcgttattatgataaaagttggtattatattcaactatttatttaaaaaaaaaattttagattcattataaataattttatataatacaataaaaactgaaataataacaataagtacttacatttaaatttctgtagatgtttgaaaaaaaaatgttggtgttCTGCGTATACTTGTGTTCACAATAAAactgaatgtttttaaaaaaatgtttccttattatatagtactcaATTTTCCATCtctttaaaaatcttataatcaATTGTGTTAATAGaaagtatactattttttttatgatattcatattatgtttacagaGTCGgaggttatattttaatacgatatcCGCATTTCTGTAATTAAGAACCTGTTATTATTGCtaaatgctaaaatatattaaataggtaaaaaaaaactctgGGTTTAAAGATTATATCATATAACGATAGTGACGAGGTCGTAGTCGTataatgaactttaaataaaaacattaacgaACACGTTTCGAAAAATACTGTCAATTCTCAGAACTATGATTAATTTGagatatttgtacattatatactaaaaaatatgaaatctgTATATCTGTAAATAAGAATAGTTATTATTGCTAAAtgccaaaatatattaaatagataaaaacatCCTGGGTTTGAAGATTATAGTAATGATGTCGTGGTCGTGTAatgaactttataaaaaaaccggttattattgttaaatatattaaataggtaaaaaactctaggtttaaagattatatagtGACGAGGTCGTAGTCGTataatgaactttaaataaaaacattgaccAACACGTTTCGAAAATACTGTCAATTCtcagaactattattaatttgaaatatttgtacattatatactaaaaaaaaaaaaatgaaatctgtATATCTGCAAATAAGaacctgttattattgttaaatgtcaaaatatagtaaataggtaaaaaaaccctgggtttaaagattatatagtGGCGAGGTCGTAGTCGTataatgaactttaaataaaaacagtcgAACACGTTTCGAAAATACTGGCAATTCtcagaactattattaatttgagttatttacatattatatattaaactatgaaaTCTGCTTATCTGTAAATAAGAAAaggttattattgattaatgtattaaataggtaaaaaaaaaaagaaatctggTTTTGAAGAATGTAATAACGAGGGTGAGGTCGTATAATGAACTCAGACTACTTGTGACCGGGGAGAGAACACATATATAAGGAAGCCTTTTGATATAACTTTTTCAGTCTACTTCAACGAGTCTACAGCGAGTCcatgtttttatacaaatagttttctatttttttattaaattaaaatacttttctaaGTACTTCTAAGTACTTCTCATTCTAAATAATGTCGGTCAATTCATTTAGGAGTGATGATGAAGAATCCTTTGCTGTAAGCgatgtaagtataaaaaaaaaaaaatatgtctatatatttatatagatatattattttatatttaaatagaatcaaATATTAAGCCATAGTtggtaaagataaatataacgttactattacttttttaaatgttgaaattattaaacatttaattaaaactgtgtataaactaaaaaacattaactaatcgcttaaatattgttataggtgGATATGATAGAAGAGCAAGATAGAAAAACTGGAACAAAACCGGGTGGTCAAAAGAGGGtatgtgagaaaaaaaataatggaaaaaaatcgaaaaaagtgAGTGATTTTACATAACCCATCAggtgaacaaaattataattaaattattttttttaaaagaatgttTCTTATCGAGATAAAATTGGGAAAATGATGAAAGATCACAAAATTGCACTCGAAGTCAGAAATTCAATGAGCATTCGGCAAGACGATGGGATTTTAATTGTAAAGGCACCTGCTGACGAAAAATCGACTGACTATTGGACGTTGTcgcattataaaacaaaaaacattgagCATGTTGATTCTAAGGACaggtgatatataatattattttactatcgcGCTtcgaatataactaaataactatagtatacattaatactatagttatttatttttaaagtaagatattattataaaaaataatttttgtatgaatattttttatagatggaAACATGCTGAGTGTTCGATGAAACTTTCAATAACCGATCAGGCAAAGGACCAAGCCATATCGAGTGAACTAAATGAATTGGTTCAAACACTTTTCGACCGATTTATGAAggattcaaagaaaaaaattacacgtatttgatatgtaataaactatgtttataatagtggtggaaatcatttaataaataataaaactttaattacaatatattatgtctattttatttaaataaaaaaaaaaataatacattcataggttaaaataaaaaaaaaaaaaataatataaaaattattattaatagttaatatataactatataagcagtattaataaataatgatatatttttttcgatagcgaaatattttgaaaaagtcataattcataaatatatatatattttttttattacaatattattaaatcctgCAAAATCATGTttgataaagaattaaaatgaaattgtaatagCTCGTACATGAATGAAATATCATCACTTTGTATATTGCTATAGCTGaaatcataattttgaatatattggttTGTAAACTCGTTTCGTTGACAAGACAATGGTAACCCGTTTACGTCAGCCTTGATTAACGCGTAAGCTGTATCGAATGTTTTTTGGTATGATTCCAactttttctgtttttcaacTATATACAAGTCTATACAAtgttgtaattgttttaaacgaTGAAGATCAACATGagataatgttatgtaattatcattagaatataaaacaatagttgATTGGTTTACGTTAACAGAGTAGAAAAAGTTGTCTGAAATTCTAACACGTTTACATcgagtatgtaaattattaataattgtattaaaattgttttcacacATTAATGTGCACCACTGTTCTAGATCAAGCGTTACaacttttttagttaatttacattctaataatataataattgaaatctgTTTATTAACTAGAAGTCCAACCGTCACACTTTTCTTGCTAAAAGGACGGATATCGAACACTGATTTTGATACAACGAGTGATggattcatattatatgttgatgAGTTCTACCAATGGTGAACACTTTttgaacaacaataattttctaaaatattaaaaaaaaaaaatgtagtaaagagctattgtttttaagtatgaATATGATCAGTAGGAAGCTTAGCTTAaactagtaatttttatttacttctacatattatatactaaacctATGGGGGGGGGGtctagacatttaaaaaaaaaaaaaaaaatgtgaacatGTGGCCAAGTCAGATAACGAGTAAAGGGCtattatacttacctacttaCCTAACCATAGAACctgaaattttataaacattaacatatttaatttaaactagacGCGTTATCCCACTAGGCCACATGTTCACGaggtattatatcatgtattaacacaattaaattatttattataataataaatatttatttaccatagCATAAAAAAGTTAGAAGTTAGAATCATACAATTTGTCAGAAAACAGTATCATATGACCTAGATTCACAATTACATTCAcaaatgttgttaatattaccgtatttttttatcacattttcaataaactGATTTCCTTTTGATAATAGAACATATATACATTTCGGATTCCATCTTGAGTGTTCGATCCATGGATTATCATCTTTTTCCCAATTATGTAAGATAAGTCCACAGCAAAAACATTCAACGATATCTTTTTTTCCTGAATATATAAAACCGCATTCAGCTAATGAGTATTTATCTTGAGATGAAGTTAGtggaaataaattgaatgttttcAATCTTGATGAAAATGTAGTATATTGTGGATGTGCAGGATATACATTGTTTCGTACTAAAGTAACAAGTGAGCAAAAATTGTTGCTAAATTTtcgaaaattcattttttaaaactgaaaatattcacttacaaaaaaaatgttttaacagaAAATAACAGAACTTGATCAAACGAAGGTTTATTACTAACTGAACTAAAGtggattaaataaacaatttataacatttttttaaaagatacagTGTAaccaatatgtatgatatacagggaaaaaaaatggcttgaggcggatagtcccgcttgattttttaaaatctccctgcctaaaagtgctcagaacatacattatggtttttgaaaaaacagtgttttttcgtgttacagggaaaaaaaaaatggcttgaggcggatagtcccgcttgattttttaaaatctccctgcccaaaagtgctcagaacatacattatggtttttgaaaaaacagtgtttttcgtgttacagggaaaaaaaaaatggcttgaggcggatagtcccccttaaacttttaaaatctccctgcccaaaagtgctcagaacatacattatggtttttgaaaaaacagtgtttttcgtgttacagggaaaaaaaaaatggcttgagggggaaagtcccccttaaacttttaaaatctccctgcccaaaagtgctcagaacatacaaatacatactactATTCTTCATAAGAAGTTATAtagcaagtatattattatatttttatacatataatggcattttcaaatgcattgtttttcctgtaaaaatgaatttaacctACTTCTGTACTAAtgcaatagtaaaattaattatttattcacaatGCCATCAAATctacttagtaataatataggctGATAGAACATCTttgttcataattgtttttctgatataatgattttatttcattgaatttaaatgtcaGTACACCCATTATTAACCTATTGTACAGCAAAGCAACACCCACT is from Rhopalosiphum padi isolate XX-2018 unplaced genomic scaffold, ASM2088224v1 scaffold1, whole genome shotgun sequence and encodes:
- the LOC132931324 gene encoding uncharacterized protein LOC132931324, which codes for MKRKVITKYQRMNTSGTGMIEIERFKKCSKTFIIKNSKKYTDYKSFFSYISDKLISKLKKSCLNTSIKFNIHVDTVYERPVTHDIQDMAFKTSNILACSSSDFTILLNRMFNKILTEESEFIAKGSGWSLVSIDGLQLRINLVNPLKGSSYIDLPIFIKKKKAIINVRNKDEYCFKYSILSKYDKRSNKSRFNQTYFNILEKKSGLNFKCIDFPTPIKQIKKFERLNNVSVNIYSLNNKSNIFPLCISKIERKNHFDLFLYNNDKTLHYCYIKDFSRFIRSQKTKNCSKLIICKRCFTIFGNKPCKSKLWGEEGLIKHKQMCDKNELGRPIMFEEGKDDEFIYFKSYKKTNRIPFVIYADFECILNPKQTIELNKSSKKSKVSKTHITHLHEIMSYAFYVKVDYDSITEKLLHQFKIPTKIIMYRGKDAAKKFMENMIDIGKKINDVYEINIPMTTLTETEEKQFQRAEVCEKCLLSFKKNNLLKVRDHCHFTGKYRQCLCLKCNFVITNPSFVPIFFHNLSYDSHFIIRELGCDNNDIHVIPNSSEKYISFSKEIAPRFSIKFVDTFRFMASSLSELAENLSEDKSRFRETLKIFSNKKLDLVTRKGVFPYEYIDSWSKLNETRLPPKSVFYNSLKDEEINDDDYSHAKKIWRVFDLKTLGEYSDLYLKTDVSILTDVFENFRDLCLSTLKLDPAHYMTAPGFAFDCMLKYTKVKLERLKDFNMLLYFENSIRGGITQSTKRYAKANIPNIKGLNYNPNKPITWLTYLDCVNLYGKSMLTELPFKDFEWVDDLDIDVTKIPNDSKVGYILEVDIDYPKYLHKKHNDFPFLPLNECPPNSKVKKLITTLSPKKNYIIHYKNLKQAIANGLKLKKIHRAIRFSQSKWMAPYIELCTNMRVKAKNNFEKNFWKLLINSVFGKCMENVRARISLKLVSSTRKASKLMMKTNFKDRTIYSENLMAIHQHKETIKFDKAIYVGFAILDVSKTFMYDFHYNVMKKKYGNKINSLYSDTDSMVYAIRTHNFFNDIRYDLSPFFDTSNYPIDHYCFSEIYKNQPGYFKDEMGGKILKEFVSLRPKLYAYRTVDDIETL
- the LOC132931243 gene encoding uncharacterized protein LOC132931243, translated to MMKDHKIALEVRNSMSIRQDDGILIVKAPADEKSTDYWTLSHYKTKNIEHVDSKDRWKHAECSMKLSITDQAKDQAISSELNELVQTLFDRFMKDSKKKITRI